The Hyalangium gracile genomic sequence CCGCCCCTTCAGGATGGTTCCGTGGGGCAACCCCTCGAAGCGGCCTGAGAGCCGCGCACGTGTCCATCCCTCCCTCACGGAGATGTACCCTCTCAGCGGGCCAGAGAGAAAAACTGCCACGTTGCTCTCGCCAATGTCGATCCCCAGCTCGGCCATGGCCTGGATCGCGCCGGAAGGGCACGGCTCAGCGGGAGGCTCGGGGCGCACCTGCGGTCCGGTGCAGGCCACCCCGAAGCAGGCGACACCCGCAGTGATCACCTTGCCCAAGGAACTGAGGACGGGAACCTTCTGCTGCTTCTGCTGCGGACTATTCACGGAAGTCTCTCCCTGCTCGCGCAACCCGGAGGGAGCCCAGGGGACTGTCTCCCCCTCGGCGGCGAAGAAGTAGTGGCGGTCAGCTTCCGGTGGCTTCCACGGGGACGCTACTTTCCAGCCGACCTTCCAGGTAGTCCCCTGGGCTATCTCTGGGAGAACCACGAAGAGCCCAGCAGGCGCCTCCTCCTCCGCCCGGGCAGAGGCGGGAGGTGACGGGGTGAGACGAGCAGGAAGCAGGGCAACGGCCATGCCCAGGACCATCACGAAGCCCAGCACCAGCGCGGCCCACGGCAAGATGCGAGGGGCAACGCTCCAGGTTGGATGTGCCACGCCCCTCTCCGAGGCGAGGACAGGCCCCCTGGCCACGAGCTCGAGTGCTCCTGGTGGCCCGCTCTGGAGCTCGGATGCTGGAGACTCGCCCGGAGGAGATGCTCCGGCCGGCGGCGCAGGAGTTGGTGGAGCGGGCACAACCGCGAGCACAGGTGGCAGCGGCGGCTTCTCTTCCGGAGCAGCGGGAGCGGGACGCCTGCCCCTCCTGGGCCTCTCATGCGCGTGCCGTGCCTCCCGGAGCCAATGGTCCACACCGTCATCGCCATCCGCACGCGCCAGGTCGCCCACGGTGGTCACGTTGTCCGAGGCATGGGCGTCGCACAGGGGCACGCTCCAGGCCGCATCCACCCTCGCCAGCTCCGCCTCCAAGGCCAGCCCCAAGGCCCCCGCATCCGGGTGGCGGTTCTCGGGGTGCTTCTCCAGCAGCTTCATGCAGATGGCGCTGAGCGCCTCCGGCACCCGACGGTTGACGGCGTGAGGCGGCTCGGGGACCTGGTGGATGGTGACCTCAGCCTGCTCCACCTCGGTCAGCCCGACACACGGATACCTGCCCGTCAAAAGCCAGTAGAGGACCACGCCCAGGGCGTACAGATCATCAGCGGAGCCTGGCTGGTAGCGGGTGCCGAGCTGCCGGGCATTGTTACGGAGGAAGCGCCACGCCTCGGGAGAGCGGTACTCCAGCGTGCAGGGCGGGAGCACATCGCGCGTGGCCTGGACCGTGTTCGTGCCGCCCGCCACGCCGAAGTCCACCAGCACCGCCTCCCCATCCGAGGCGCGCACGATGATGTTGGCCTCCTTCAGGTCCCGGTGGATGACTCCGACCCGGTGGATCTCCGTCAGCGCCCGCACCATGCCCAGCACCTTCTGAACCACCTGCCGCGCATCAGGGTTCTCCTCCTCGGCCCACACGTCCAGCCGCCGCCCCTCCACGTAGTCCATGATGACCACGAGGTACTCGCGCGTGTCGTCCGGCCAGAAGCCACACCCCTCGAAGCGCACCACGTTGCGGTGCGGAACGCGCAGGAGGATCTCCACCTCCCGCCTGGCCCAGCCTCCCGCTTCCTTGCAGCGGAGGAACTTGAGCGCGTAGAGCCGCTCGCCACGCCGGGCCCGGAACACGGTGCCGAAACCACCGGCTCCCAGCTCCTGCTCGATCACGAAGCCGCGGACCTCTGTCCCCGGAGGAATGACGAGCCGAGCGCGCTCGCTCATGGCCCAGCTCCGAGAGCCAAGCCGTCCGGGTTCACCCGCGTGGGGACGGCTCCCTCATGCATGCCTTCATCCTCCGGGAGCACGCAACGCTACCAAACCTGGGAGCTGTTCGGGCCTCCCCTCCTCCAAGCATCACGCGCCATGCATCCAGAACGACTACCCGGCGCCTGTACTTGTCAGGTATATCGGCGGCCCTTTTGCACCTTACCCCGAGGACTTCCATGAGAGACGAGCTGGCCCCCACCATCCCTGGAGCAGGTGGCCCAGAGCATCGATCTCCCCCTACTGGCGTACGCCCGGATGGAGCGCGGCAAGCTCCTGCCCACGCCCTCGACCCTGGTGGTGAAGGCGTAACCCCAAATCGAGCAACACGGGAATAGCCGTGTCAGGTACTCTTCGGGTTCTCCATGAATGACGAAGGTGCAGCCTCCGAGCCCACCAAGGACTCTCGCCGCAAGCAGGACGAGTCCTCGCCGAGCTTGCGCCGGCTGCTCACGCTGGTGCTCCGAATGGATGAGACCCAGCTCCAGGCGCTCACCGGCATGGCAGGTGCCCTCCTCCGGTAGAGAAACACCCGCGAGTTCCCTATCCAGGCGGGAGTCCTCATGTGCGGGAGGACAGCTCGTGCTCCTCGAGGCCCTCCGGGAAGATGCCGTCCTGGGGGAGCTCCATCCGGTCCCGCTCGGCGCTGGCCTCGGAGATCAACCGCGCGATCTCTTCATGGGCCTCCATCCGCCCGTAGGGCTGCGGCAGCTGCGCGTGGGCAGCCCGGAATAGGTATACGCTCGCGTGCTCTCATCCTTCCTGGCGAACATGCGTCCCAGGCAGCACACCCAACCCGCGGGCCCACCGCCACCCGCTGTGTGCCCCCCGCGTGCCGTGGCGTGGACGCTGCGTGATCCACGCTGGTAGGGTCGAAAGTCCATCACGAGAGGGACTCATGCGTCGGTTCCAAGTGGCAATGGTCGTTCTATCCGTCACGACGATGACCGGCTGCCCCTCTGAATTCGGCAAGGACGGCCGGGTAAACAAGGCAGTCCAGCAGGATACGCAGGAACAACTCCTCTTCATCGCGGGATGCTCGAGAGCCCGGTTCGAGGAGGTCTGCGGACCCGGCAAGTGGGATTCCGACGAGTGCCTTCGGTGCAGACAGGGCGGAGTCCAGTAAGTGCAGAGCGGGGGGTGGCGCAAAGTCGTGGCGCTCTGGGCGGGCGTGCTGCTGACGCTGCCGCTCGTGCTGCTGCTGTGGGGGCTGCTGAGGCCGGAGGTCCCCGCGGGTGCGCCACCAGGGGTGCGCCTCAGCCCCATGCTCGACGACGAGCAACGCATGCGGTTGATGACGTATGGACGGGACTGCGGGCCGGGTGCGGAGTGTGAACCGCCGCTGGGCTGCTTGTTCGATGTCCGGTCCTTACGGGCGTACTGCACCGACAGCCGATGCGAGGCGGATGCGCAGTGTCCGGAAGGCCAGGCTTGTCAGCACCTTGCCACCTGGGGAGGTGGGCCGCTGGTGCGCTTCTGTGTCGCCATCGGTGTGCGCCAGCAGGGGGAAGGCTGCATCGAGGTTCCGCACGATCAGGAGCACGCCTGCGCCGCCGGATTGCTGTGCGGCGGCCAGGATGGTTGGTGCGCCCGGCCCTGCCGTCCGGGCACCGAGAATGGTTGCCCAGCGGGCTTCTTCTGCGCGGACACCCTTCCCCAGTCCTTATGCCTGCCGACCTGCGAGACTCAGGGATGTCCGGCGGGTCAGCAGTGCATCCCCTTCAAGGAAGGCTCTTCGAAGTGCGCACAGGTGTATGGGCCCAACTGCCGGCAGACGCCTTGCCCTGATGGCCACCAATGCGATGTCCAGTACGAGCCGCCACACCCTGCCAAGGTGTGGATGGCATGCGTCGCACGCTGTGGCGAAGGACACCCTCCTTGCGAGGCAGGGTGGGTCTGCGACGGCTGGAACTGCGTACAAGCCTGTGATCCGCAGGGACCCGAAGTGTGCGGCGAGGGCTACTTCTGTCACCAGCTGACGAAGCGCATGCCCTATGCGTGCCAGCCGGATTTCTGGCGCGACCAGATCCCTTGAGCAGACCGCTTGCTGCCAGTCCGCGGCGGAGGGCCAAAAGGTGAAGGCCCTGGAGTCACCGGCTTTCGCCAGAAACTCCAGGGCCTTCGATGGTCGGGGCGACAGGATTTGAACCTGCGACCACTTGCACCCCAAGCAAGTGCGCTACCAGGCTGCGCTACGCCCCGGCACTACCCGTCGGAAACGGGCCGCCCTTATGCCCCCACAGAACGCCAGCGTCAAGCAAGAGCCGCAGGCGGCCGTGAGAAAACCGGCGGAAGGGGGTTCTACTTCCCGTCCGCCTCGTCTCCGTACTCGTCCTCGGAGTCGAACTCGTCATTCTCGTCCGCCTCCTCCTCCCGCGCGTCGATCTCCGCGTGGTTCTCCGGCGGGGCCTCCCCGTTCAGGGCGCTCTTGAGCACCTGGCTCGGTCGGAAGGTCAGCACCCGACGGGCCGAGATCTCGATCTCCTTGCCCGTCTGCGGATTGCGGCCCACCCGCGCCTTCTTCTGCCTCACCTGGAAGTTGCCGAACCCGGAGATCTTGATCTTGTCCCCGCGCTCCAGCGTCTCCTTCAGGGTGTCGAAGACGAGTTCGACGATCTCGGCCGACTCCTTCTTGGAGAAGCCGACCTTCTCGTAGACGCCCTCGATGATGTCCGCCTTCGTCATACGCTCCCTCGGAAACCCCTTCAGCGCGATATTCTCAACCGATGCTGACAGCCTTCCCGAAGGGCTGTCAACCCTCTGACTTCATTCAGGAATTCAGGCACGCAGCGCGCCGCCCAGCCGCTGGTTCACCTCGGCGATGATGCGCTGGTGCGCCTCGCTGACCTCCGCGTCGGTGAGCGTGCGCTCGGGCGAGCGGTAGCGGATGGCGTACGCCAGGTTCTTCTTCCCCTCGGGGATGGGCTTGCCCGTGTACACGTCGAAGATGAGGGCGTCCTCCACCAGCGCACCTCCCACCTCCAGGATCACCTTGCGCACCTCGTCGTTGCGCAGCTCAACGGGGACGACCACCGCCAGGTCCCTCAGCACCGCCGGGAAGCGCGGCAGCGAGTGGTACTCGGGCACCAGCCGGGCCGCCGAGTACAGGGGCTCGGTGTCCAGCTCGAACGCGAACACCCCCTGCGGCAGCCCCAGGGCCTTGGTGATACGGGGGTGCAGCTCGCCCACGTAGCCCAGCGCCGTCCCGTCGCCCAGCACCACCTGGGCGCAGGCGCGCGGGTGCCAGGCCGGGGCCTCGGCGGCCACGAAGCGGACGCCCTCCGCGTGCAGGCTGTGGAACACCGCCTCCACCGCGCCCTTGGCATCGTAGAAGTCCATCTGGGCGTCCTTCTGCGTCCAGGTACGTCCGGAGCGCAGGCCCCACACGAGCCCCGCCACCCGGTGCACCTCGCGCGTCGCCGGACGCCGGCCCTGGCCGCCCTCCGGATCCCGGAAGTAGGCGCGGCCCGTCTCGTAGATGGCCACCCGCTCCACCTGGTGCCGCACGCTGCGAGACAGGTTCTCCAGCAGCCCCGGCAGCAGGCTGGTGCGCATCACCGACTGCTCCACGCTGAGCGGGTTGATGAGCGCCACGGGCGCCTCCTTCCCGCCCAGCACCTCCAGGCTCCGCGGCGCCACGAACGAGTAGTTCACCACCTCGTTCAGCCCGGCCCCCGAGAGCGCCTGGCGCAGCCGCCGCTCGGCCTCGGTGGTGAGCGGCTCGGGGGCCAGCTCCGCCACCCCCCGAGGCAGCTTCGCGGGGATGTTGTCGTACCCGTACACGCGGGCGATCTCCTCCAGGAGATCCTCCTCGCGCTCCACGTCCACGCGGGCCCGAGGCACCTCGAACGTCGTCTGCCCTGCCCCGTCCTCCACCGCCTTGAAGCCCAGGGCCCCCAGGATGCGGCGGCACTCGGCCTCCGCCACCGCCGTGCCCAGGAACTTCTCCACGCGCCCGTAGCGCAGGGCCACGCGGCGGGACGGCTTCGGGCTCGGGTACACATCCACGCGGCCGGGGGCCACCGTGCCTCCGGACAGCTCCGCGATGAGCTGCGCGGCCCGGTCGATGGCCGGCACCACGGCGTCGATGTCCGCCCCACGCTCGAAGCGGTGCGAGGCCTCCGTGTGCAGGCCGTGCCGCTTGGACGTGCGGCGCACGCTGGACGGCAGGAAGTGCGCGGACTCGAGGACGATGTGCTTCGTGCCCTCCCCCACCTCGCTGTCCCCGCCACCCATCACCCCGGCGATGGCCTGGGGCCGATCCCGGTCACAGATGGCCAGGTCATCCGCGTCGAGGGTGCGCTCCTTGTCGTCGAGCGTTCGGATCTTCTCGCCCTGCCTCGCGCAGCGCACGACGATCTCCTGCCCCGCCAGCTTCTCGAGATCGAAGGCGTGCAGCGGCTGGCCGTACTCGAGGTTGACGTAGTTGGTCACGTCCACCACGTTGTTGATGGCGCGCACGCCACAGGCCTTCAGCCGATCCTGCATCCACTGGGGCGACGGCTGGATCTTCACGTTCTCCACCACGCGCGCCACGTAGCGCGGGCAGCGCGTCCCGTCCTCGATCCGCACCTTCACCCTCTCGGCCGCGGAGTTCCCCTTCTCGGCGGGCTTGGGCTCCGGCGGGCGGAACGCCGCGCCCGTCACCACGCCCACCTCGCGCGCCACGCCCAGGTGCGAGAGCGCGTCGGGCCGGTTCGGGGTGACATTCACCTCCAGCACCACGTCATCCAGCCCCAGCGCCTCGGCGATCGGCATGCCCGCCTTGGCCTCCGGCGAGAGGATGAGCAGCCCGGAGGAATCCTCGGTCAGCCCCAGCTCCTTCGCCGAGCACAGCATGCCGGAGCTGTCCACGCCCCGGAGCGCCGCCTGCTTGATCTCCGCGCCGTTGGGCAGCTTCGTGCCCACGGTGGCCAGCGGCACCTTGTCGCCGACCTTGTAGTTCTTCGCGCCGCACACCACCTGCACCAGCGAGGGGCCGCCCGCGTCCACCTTCGTCACGGACAGCTTGTCCGCGTTGGGGTGCTGCACGGACTCCTTGATCTGCGCCACCACCACGCCGCGCAGCGCCTCGCCCGGCCGCTCCAGGCCCTCGATCTCCAGCCCCGCCGCGGTCAGCTTCCGCGCCAGCTCGTCCACCGACGCCGGCAGCGTCACGTACTCGCCGAGCCACTTCACCGAAATCTTCACAGGTCAGCCCTCTCCGGACTTCATCAACCCAATTGCATGGATGCTTCGGACGATGCCTCGAGCCGTCGCTCAGAACTGCTCGAGGAAGCGCGCGTCGTTCTCGAACATCATCCGCAGGTCATCGATGCGGTAGCGCAGCATGGCGATGCGCTCCACGCCCATGCCGAACGCGTAGCCCGTCACCTCCTTCGGGTCGTACCCCGCCGAGGTGAAGACGTTAGGGTGCACCATGCCGCTGCCCAGCACCTCCAACCACCCCGTCTGCTTGCACACGCGGCAACCCTTGCCGCTGCACGAGGTACAGGAGATGTCCACCTCCGCCGACGGCTCGGTGAAGGGGAAGAAGGACGGCCGGAAGCGCGTGCGCGTGTCCGAACCGAAGAACGCCTTCACGAACGCGTCCAGCGAGCCCTTCAGCTCCGCGAAGCTCACGTCCTTGTCCACCAGCAGCCCCTCCACCTGGTGGAACATGGGCGTGTGGGTGATGTCCGAGTCCCTCCGGTACACCCGGCCCGGCATCACCGCGCGGATCGGCGGCTTCCTGGCCAGCATGTGCCGCACCTGCACCGGCGAGGTGTGCGTGCGCAGCAGCACCGGGCTGTCCGCCTTCTTCGCGTGCCCGAGCGTCGCCTCGTCCACGTAGAAGGTGTCCTGCATGTCCCGCGCGGGGTGATCCTTGGGCAGGTTCAGCGCCTCGAAGTTGAAGTAGTCCAGCTCGATCTCCGGCCCCACCTCCACCTCGAAGCCGAGCCGCGCGAACGTCCGGACGATCTCCTCCATCGTCCGCGACACCGGGTGTCGGCTGCCCGGCGCAACACCCCGCCCCGGCAGCGTCACGTCCAGCTTCGGCCCCTTCAGCTCCGCCGCGAGCGCCGCCTCCTCGGCGCGCTGCAGCGCCTCGGCGAGCAGCTTCTCGATCTCCGCCTTGACCTGGTTGGCCACCTCGCCCAGCGCCTTGCGCTCCTCGGGAGGCAGCTTGCCCATGCCCCCGAGCACGCCGGACAGCTCGCCCTTCTTGCCCAGGTAGCGAACCCTCAACGACTCCACGGCCGTCACCTCGGAGGCGACGGTGATGTCCCGCCGCGCTGCTTCCGCGAGGGCCTGAAAGCGATCCCGCATGACTGCGCTCCCCTGCCCGCGCTCCCGTGGAGCCTGGGCAAAAAAAAGGGCCGCCCCTGGCGAGGGCAGCCCGTGTACTCATTCCAGCGCGGAAGGCCCCGCTAGGAGCCTCCCGAGCGCTCTATGCTCCGGCCTCGCGGGCCGGGCGTGGGTCAGGCCGCCTTCGCGATGTTGGCGACGGCCGCGAAGCCCGCGGGATCCGCAACGGCCATGTCGGCCAGCACCTTGCGGTCCAGGGAGATCTTCGCCTTGGCCAGCCCGGCGATCAGCTTCGAGTAGGACAGGCCCACGGTGCGGGCCGCCGCGTTGATGCGGACGATCCACAGCGAGCGGAAGATCCGCTTGTTCACCGCGCGGTCACGCGCGGCGTAGTCCAGCGCGCGCTCCACGGCCTGGTTGGCCCGCTTGTAGCAGTTCTTCCGACGGCCACGGTAACCCTTGGCCAGCTTCAAAATCCGATTACGACGGCGACGGGCCTTGAATCCCTTCTTGACGCGCATGACACACTCCTCGACTTCTCAGATGGGAGCCCTGTGGCGCAGGCCTCACGCCGCTCCGCCAGGACCCGGGGGTTGTTGAAAGCTAGTTGGCCCCGTAGGGGAACATTTCCTTGATGACCTTCTTCGCATCCATGTCGCGAAGGTGACCCGTGCCGCGGTTGCGCCGCTTCTGGGCCGGGGTCTTCGCGTGGGTGAAGAGGTGCTTGCCGTAGGCCTTCCCGTGCTTCACCTTGCCACTCTTCTTCACCTGCAACCGCTTCTTCGCAGCACTACGGGTCTTCAACTTCGGCATTGTCCCAGTCCTTCCTTCTCGGTTCGCCGTCGGCTCTCCAGCCTTCGGCCTCTGTTACAGGCCGACAGCCGAAGCCGACAGCCGAATCTTCCTACTTCGTCCCGCCCGTCGCGGCCGCTCCGGCCGCCGGCTCGCTCTGCGGAGGAGCCGCGGGGAGCGCCGCTTCCCCCCCAGCCGGCCGAGCCTCCTGCCGCTCGCCATCCGGCTTGCCGTCGGGCCTGCCGCCCACCGGCTTGTTGCCCTCCACCTTGTTGCCTTCTGGCTTCTTGCCCGCCGCCTCCGCCTTCGCCGCCGCCTCCGCCTGCTGCCGGGCCTGATCCCTGGCGCGCTGCGCCACCTTCGGGTTGGGCGCGAGAATCATGAACATCTGGCGCCCTTCCATCCGGGGCACCTGCTCCACCACGGCCACGTCCTTCAGGTCCTTGTTCACGTCGTCCAGGATCGCGCTGCCCAGCTCCTTGTGGGTGATCTCGCGACCGCGGAACACGATGGTGACCTTGGCCTTGTTGCCCTCTTCCAGGAACCGCTTGATGTTGCGAACCTTGAACTCGTAGTCGTGCTCCTCCGTCTTCGGGCGGAGCTTCACCTCCTTGAGGTGGACCACGACCTGCTTCTTCTTCGCTTCCGAGGCCTTCTTCTTCTCCTCGTACTTGAACTTGCCGTAGTCCATGATCTTGCAGACCGGCGGCTTGGCCATCGGGTTGACCTCGACGAGGTCCATCCCCTCGGCCTGGGCGCGCTCCAGGGCCTGCTCGATCGAAAGCACTCCGAGCTGCTCACCAGCAGGCCCTACGACGCGGACCTCTCGAGCACGGATACGACGGTTCGTTCTTTGATCGCGGACGATGTGAAGATCCTCCAAGAACGGGGGTTTGGACGTGCCTTCTCCCCTGGAAGAGGCGCAAGATACTTTTATGCCACTGGGAGTCAAGGGAGGTCAGCGACTTCCTGACCTCGGACGACACCCCTGCGTTACGGAACCCCGGCCTCCTTGGCCATGAGGGCCTCGAAGGCCTCCAGCTTCATGCTCTTGAGGTCCTCGCCGCCGTAGCGCCGGGGGGCCACGCCACCGGCCTCCACCTCGTTGTCGCCGATCACCAGGGTGTAGGGAACCTTCTGGATCTGCGCCTCGCGGATCTTCGCGTTCAGCGTCTGCCCGCGCTCGTCCAGGTCCACCCGGTAGCCCTTGGCGCGCAGCTGGTCCCTCACCTTCCGGGCGTACTCCAGCTGCCGGTCCGCCACCGTGACGATGACCGCCTGCACCGGCGCCAGCCATGTGGGGAAAGCACCTGCAAAGTGCTCCGTGAGGATGGCGATGAAGCGCTCGAAGGAGCCGAAGATGGCGCGGTGGAGGACCACCGGCTTGTGCTCGGCGTTGTCCTCGCCGACGTAGGACAGATCGAAGCGCTGGGCGGCCAGGTAGTCCAGCTGGATGGTGCCCAGCTGCCACTTGCGGCCGATGCTGTCGGACACGTCGAAGTCGATCTTCGGGCCGTAGAAGGCGCCCTCGCCGGGCTTCACCTCGTAGGGCACCCCGAGCGTCTTGAGCACGCCCTCGAGCGCCGTCTCCGCGTGATCCCACGTGGCGTCGTCACCGAGCCGCTGCTCGGGACGCGTGGAGAACTTGGCCGAGTACTTCAGGCCCACCGCGTTGTAGACGTGATCGAGGAACTGCACGAAGTGGCGGACCTCGTCGCCGATCTGGCTCTCCATGCAGTAGATGTGCGCGTCGTCCTGGGCGAACTGGCGCACGCGGGTGAGGCCGCCGAGCGAGCCGGCCGCCTCGTTGCGGTGGAGCACGTCCTGCGTGTGAAAGCGCAGCGGCAAGTCTCTGTAGCTGTGGCGCTTGAAGCCGAAGTACAGGTGGTGCGAGGGGCAGTTCATCGGCTTGAGGGAGAAGTCGTGCTCGCCGGACTCGTTGTCGAGCACCAGGAACATGTTCTCCTTGTACTTGCCCCAGTGGCCGCTGATCTCCCACAGGCCCTTGTTGAACATCAGCGGCGTCTTGATCTCCACGTAGCCGCGCTCGGCGGTGAGGCGGCGCATCCAGGTGGAGAGCGTCTGGTAGAGCGTGGTGCCCTTGGGCGTCCAGAAGGCCGAGCCCGGCGCGAACGGGTGGAAGTGGAACAGGTCCAGCTCCTTGCCCAGCTTGCGGTGGTCGCGCTTCTTGGCCTCCTCGATGCGCGTCAGGTACTCCTGCATCGCCTTCTTGTCGAAGAAGGCCGTGCCGTAGACGCGCTGGAGCATCGGGTTGCGGTGATCGCCGCGCCAGTACGCGCCGCTCGAGGACAGGATCTTGATGACGCCGATGCGGCCCGTGGTGGGGCCGTGGGGCCCGAGGCAGAAGTCCACCCAGTCCCCGTGCTTGTAGAGCGTCAGCGTCTTGGCGCCCTTGGCCGCGATGTCCTTGACGATCTCGACCTTGAACTTCTCGCCCTTCTCCTCGAAGAGGCGCACCGCGTCGTCCATGGAGACTTCCGTGCGGACGAAGGGCAGGTTCTGGGCGATCTCCTTGTTGGCCTCGGCCTCGATCTTCTCCAGGTCCTCGGGCGTGAAGGGCTTCTCGCGGAAGAAGTCGTAGTAGAAGCCCTCCTCCGTCGCCGGGCCGATCGTCACCTGGG encodes the following:
- a CDS encoding serine/threonine protein kinase — encoded protein: MSERARLVIPPGTEVRGFVIEQELGAGGFGTVFRARRGERLYALKFLRCKEAGGWARREVEILLRVPHRNVVRFEGCGFWPDDTREYLVVIMDYVEGRRLDVWAEEENPDARQVVQKVLGMVRALTEIHRVGVIHRDLKEANIIVRASDGEAVLVDFGVAGGTNTVQATRDVLPPCTLEYRSPEAWRFLRNNARQLGTRYQPGSADDLYALGVVLYWLLTGRYPCVGLTEVEQAEVTIHQVPEPPHAVNRRVPEALSAICMKLLEKHPENRHPDAGALGLALEAELARVDAAWSVPLCDAHASDNVTTVGDLARADGDDGVDHWLREARHAHERPRRGRRPAPAAPEEKPPLPPVLAVVPAPPTPAPPAGASPPGESPASELQSGPPGALELVARGPVLASERGVAHPTWSVAPRILPWAALVLGFVMVLGMAVALLPARLTPSPPASARAEEEAPAGLFVVLPEIAQGTTWKVGWKVASPWKPPEADRHYFFAAEGETVPWAPSGLREQGETSVNSPQQKQQKVPVLSSLGKVITAGVACFGVACTGPQVRPEPPAEPCPSGAIQAMAELGIDIGESNVAVFLSGPLRGYISVREGWTRARLSGRFEGLPHGTILKGRLLFGGERVYGRFTEAQEAEGSRTWPICMELLNASEERGLDLEPGSTAEVAEVFNSVVVKAVDRFQ
- a CDS encoding integration host factor subunit alpha, with protein sequence MTKADIIEGVYEKVGFSKKESAEIVELVFDTLKETLERGDKIKISGFGNFQVRQKKARVGRNPQTGKEIEISARRVLTFRPSQVLKSALNGEAPPENHAEIDAREEEADENDEFDSEDEYGDEADGK
- the pheT gene encoding phenylalanine--tRNA ligase subunit beta, which codes for MKISVKWLGEYVTLPASVDELARKLTAAGLEIEGLERPGEALRGVVVAQIKESVQHPNADKLSVTKVDAGGPSLVQVVCGAKNYKVGDKVPLATVGTKLPNGAEIKQAALRGVDSSGMLCSAKELGLTEDSSGLLILSPEAKAGMPIAEALGLDDVVLEVNVTPNRPDALSHLGVAREVGVVTGAAFRPPEPKPAEKGNSAAERVKVRIEDGTRCPRYVARVVENVKIQPSPQWMQDRLKACGVRAINNVVDVTNYVNLEYGQPLHAFDLEKLAGQEIVVRCARQGEKIRTLDDKERTLDADDLAICDRDRPQAIAGVMGGGDSEVGEGTKHIVLESAHFLPSSVRRTSKRHGLHTEASHRFERGADIDAVVPAIDRAAQLIAELSGGTVAPGRVDVYPSPKPSRRVALRYGRVEKFLGTAVAEAECRRILGALGFKAVEDGAGQTTFEVPRARVDVEREEDLLEEIARVYGYDNIPAKLPRGVAELAPEPLTTEAERRLRQALSGAGLNEVVNYSFVAPRSLEVLGGKEAPVALINPLSVEQSVMRTSLLPGLLENLSRSVRHQVERVAIYETGRAYFRDPEGGQGRRPATREVHRVAGLVWGLRSGRTWTQKDAQMDFYDAKGAVEAVFHSLHAEGVRFVAAEAPAWHPRACAQVVLGDGTALGYVGELHPRITKALGLPQGVFAFELDTEPLYSAARLVPEYHSLPRFPAVLRDLAVVVPVELRNDEVRKVILEVGGALVEDALIFDVYTGKPIPEGKKNLAYAIRYRSPERTLTDAEVSEAHQRIIAEVNQRLGGALRA
- the pheS gene encoding phenylalanine--tRNA ligase subunit alpha → MRDRFQALAEAARRDITVASEVTAVESLRVRYLGKKGELSGVLGGMGKLPPEERKALGEVANQVKAEIEKLLAEALQRAEEAALAAELKGPKLDVTLPGRGVAPGSRHPVSRTMEEIVRTFARLGFEVEVGPEIELDYFNFEALNLPKDHPARDMQDTFYVDEATLGHAKKADSPVLLRTHTSPVQVRHMLARKPPIRAVMPGRVYRRDSDITHTPMFHQVEGLLVDKDVSFAELKGSLDAFVKAFFGSDTRTRFRPSFFPFTEPSAEVDISCTSCSGKGCRVCKQTGWLEVLGSGMVHPNVFTSAGYDPKEVTGYAFGMGVERIAMLRYRIDDLRMMFENDARFLEQF
- the rplT gene encoding 50S ribosomal protein L20 yields the protein MRVKKGFKARRRRNRILKLAKGYRGRRKNCYKRANQAVERALDYAARDRAVNKRIFRSLWIVRINAAARTVGLSYSKLIAGLAKAKISLDRKVLADMAVADPAGFAAVANIAKAA
- the rpmI gene encoding 50S ribosomal protein L35 is translated as MPKLKTRSAAKKRLQVKKSGKVKHGKAYGKHLFTHAKTPAQKRRNRGTGHLRDMDAKKVIKEMFPYGAN
- the infC gene encoding translation initiation factor IF-3, with protein sequence MEDLHIVRDQRTNRRIRAREVRVVGPAGEQLGVLSIEQALERAQAEGMDLVEVNPMAKPPVCKIMDYGKFKYEEKKKASEAKKKQVVVHLKEVKLRPKTEEHDYEFKVRNIKRFLEEGNKAKVTIVFRGREITHKELGSAILDDVNKDLKDVAVVEQVPRMEGRQMFMILAPNPKVAQRARDQARQQAEAAAKAEAAGKKPEGNKVEGNKPVGGRPDGKPDGERQEARPAGGEAALPAAPPQSEPAAGAAATGGTK
- the thrS gene encoding threonine--tRNA ligase — its product is MSDMITVTLPDGSQKQTSRGTTIADFVRDGIGAGLAKAALFARVNGQDVDLARPLTEDAKLQVFTTKSPEALELIRHDAAHVVASAVQRLFPGTQVTIGPATEEGFYYDFFREKPFTPEDLEKIEAEANKEIAQNLPFVRTEVSMDDAVRLFEEKGEKFKVEIVKDIAAKGAKTLTLYKHGDWVDFCLGPHGPTTGRIGVIKILSSSGAYWRGDHRNPMLQRVYGTAFFDKKAMQEYLTRIEEAKKRDHRKLGKELDLFHFHPFAPGSAFWTPKGTTLYQTLSTWMRRLTAERGYVEIKTPLMFNKGLWEISGHWGKYKENMFLVLDNESGEHDFSLKPMNCPSHHLYFGFKRHSYRDLPLRFHTQDVLHRNEAAGSLGGLTRVRQFAQDDAHIYCMESQIGDEVRHFVQFLDHVYNAVGLKYSAKFSTRPEQRLGDDATWDHAETALEGVLKTLGVPYEVKPGEGAFYGPKIDFDVSDSIGRKWQLGTIQLDYLAAQRFDLSYVGEDNAEHKPVVLHRAIFGSFERFIAILTEHFAGAFPTWLAPVQAVIVTVADRQLEYARKVRDQLRAKGYRVDLDERGQTLNAKIREAQIQKVPYTLVIGDNEVEAGGVAPRRYGGEDLKSMKLEAFEALMAKEAGVP